Proteins from one Hyperolius riggenbachi isolate aHypRig1 chromosome 2, aHypRig1.pri, whole genome shotgun sequence genomic window:
- the LOC137543620 gene encoding DNA damage-induced apoptosis suppressor protein-like translates to MNGRRRFALCTILSIQDSSFTYPACQNCMSRVIRSSDRYACQKCSMVCQDAARRYRLCVKASEDQALRIITAFGSCLEGVFGSSADSLHRHLEEAEHLMAAGKGYGAQELLFQAAEDCLIGQSFIFAVKVPDAPYAGASASLSHLIACQMIPVNNDPASSTILKRFRCLVEAVTSNSSVNTWSDLSADATHKGLWRTTSAESSVGSLQQSGNTFEDYWHRSLGLISSPTLNVSAESTSIDSCQSQLEEAKLGSRDEESKFQESMDSAQETLLLEDVIDLSADHLCIPECSSLMVKNPPVTIKPLTGTSPTSHSLPQSPVSCCRPCFLRNLRNSGSRESQDSSASLDHVPSKNIQAAEIHQAESGTWDEFLFSESLSEFIAKLENDERGKSNLSFKDAKLRLSGKKEKARKRRSETASDFIKTPAALLSLTQRRKKETLTKTAARHGFGDREDNEFNTFFLQDTNEIVRIGHTSSCSENPGAQSSLGNLQGVPQRIFLGEFRSRDSFANEDTSQNCSKIEKSLLKNKIAPYLFTGDGDISLLPYQLAKNMNSCSILLDQSSSRVRELGHVDNKLTPQDEDLSQLRSESRKSVSVRCEGYNASADLFEASMVGCFEETLQSKLTRSNKRTYARETKSPRSASTSEIQSSGVVVHRRYSHFHTGGLQNCGTVLPKIQSLFPYFQSTPILRRFSESINDYVNIVTDEVPVFSVDRRSSKSLANFLLRKMRRSLTGTSSSTVCTISDNFRLFSPISNLCLSSEISSHQALQRRRAIVLRSVKKKINLEDQENCDVQSSNTSCPVDVGCTFGRLESGIGTKCRMDSYDVNTVDNTMTTSPVMTSSHEFTVQKHLPNDWSPELFNEKSEVCSHGDTIQRRLF, encoded by the exons ATGAATGGAAGGAGGAGGTTTGCTCTCTGTACCATTCTGTCCATCCAGGACAGCAGCTTTACCTATCCGGCCTGCCAGAACTGCATGTCCCGGGTGATACGCTCATCTGACCG ATACGCGTGCCAGAAATGCAGCATGGTGTGTCAGGACGCTGCTCGGCGGTACAGGCTGTGCGTGAAAGCCTCAGAAGACCAGGCTCTCCGCATCATCACTGCGTTCGGCAGCTGCTTGGAGGGGGTCTTCGGAAGCAGTGCCGACTCCCTGCACAG gCATCTTGAGGAGGCGGAGCACCTTATGGCCGCTGGGAAAGGTTATGGAGCGCAGGAGTTGCTGTTCCAGGCGGCTGAGGATTGCCTCATTGGCCAAAGCTTCATATTTGCCGTGAAG GTTCCTGATGCTCCTTATGCTGGCGCTTCCGCTTCTTTGTCGCATCTGATCGCCTGTCAGATGATCCCTGTAAATAATGACCCCGCCTCCAGCACCATCCTGAAGCGCTTCCGTTGTCTGGTTGAGGCCGTAACAAGTAACAGCTCTGTAAACACCTGGAGTGACCTCTCTGCAGATGCCACTCATAAAGGTTTATGGCGTACTACCAGTGCCGAGAGCAGCGTCGGAAGCCTTCAGCAGAGCGGGAACACGTTTGAGGATTACTGGCATCGTTCTCTTGGCTTGATATCCTCACCAACACTGAATGTATCAGCAGAATCTACATCCATCGATTCCTGCCAGAGTCAGCTGGAGGAGGCCAAGCTGGGATCACGTGACGAGGAAAGTAAATTCCAGGAAAGCATGGACTCTGCCCAGGAGACATTACTGCTGGAAGATGTTATAGATCTTTCTGCAGATCACCTCTGCATTCCTGAATGTAGTTCTTTAATGGTTAAAAATCCCCCCGTGACTATCAAGCCCCTTACTGGTACATCACCTACTAGCCATTCCTTGCCCCAGTCACCGGTGTCCTGCTGCAGACCCTGTTTTCTACGAAACCTTCGTAATTCAGGAAGTCGTGAAAGCCAAGACTCCTCAGCCTCCCTTGATCACGTTCCTTCCAAAAACATTCAGGCAGCTGAAATCCATCAAGCTGAGAGTGGAACTTGGGATGAGTTCCTGTTCTCAGAGAGCCTGAGTGAGTTCATAGCCAAACTTGAAAATGACGAGCGAGGAAAGAGTAATTTGAGTTTCAAAGACGCCAAGTTGCGTTTGAGTGGCAAAAAAGAGAAAGCTCGTAAAAGGCGTTCAGAAACCGCATCTGACTTCATTAAAACGCCAGCTGCTTTGTTATCGTTAACACAGcgtagaaaaaaagaaacactaaCGAAAACTGCAGCACGACACGGCTTCGGTGACAGAGAGGACAATgaatttaatacatttttcttACAAGATACAAACGAAATTGTCCGCATTGGTCATACTAGTTCTTGTTCTGAAAACCCAGGGGCGCAGTCTTCTTTGGGGAACCTTCAAGGTGTTCCACAGAGAATCTTTCTAGGTGAATTCAGATCAAGGGACTCCTTTGCTAATGAAGATACTTCCCAGAATTGTTCAAAAATTGAAAAATCTTTGTTGAAGAACAAAATTGCACCTTATTTATTCACAGGTGATGGAGACATTTCTCTCCTTCCTTACCAACTTGCCAAAAATATGAATtcgtgcagcattttgttagaccAAAGCAGCTCTCGTGTCAGAGAATTAGGACATGTAGATAATAAGCTTACACCACAAGATGAAGATCTTTCCCAATTAAGATCCGAGAGTCGGAAGTCTGTTAGCGTAAGATGTGAAGGTTACAATGCTTCGGCGGATCTCTTCGAGGCGAGCATGGTGGGATGTTTCGAAGAGACTTTGCAGTCAAAATTGACTAGATCCAATAAACGAACATATGCAAGGGAAACAAAGAGTCCAAGATCTGCTTCCACGTCTGAAATACAGTCTTCAGGTGTCGTCGTCCATCGTAGATACTCTCACTTCCACACAGGTGGCTTGCAAAATTGTGGAACTGTCCTCCCAAAAATTCAATCTCTGTTTCCATATTTTCAGTCCACTCCAATACTAAGACGATTTTCAGAATCCATCAATGATTACGTTAATATTGTCACTGATGAAGTTCCTGTATTTTCTGTAGATAGGAGATCAAGTAAGTCACTTGCGAATTTCCTGCTGAGGAAAATGAGACGGTCACTAACTGGAACCAGTTCATCCACGGTTTGCACAATTTCAGACAACTTCCGTCTCTTCTCGCCAATTTCCAATTTGTGTTTGAGCTCTGAGATCTCAAGCCATCAAGCCTTACAACGGAGGAGGGCTATTGTCTTGAGATCAGTTAAAAAGAAAATTAATTTAGAAGACCAAGAGAATTGTGATGTCCAGTCAAGTAATACTAGTTGTCCTGTTGATGTAGGATGTACATTTGGGCGGCTGGAGAGCGGTATTGGTACAAAATGTAGAATGGACAGCTATGACGTGAATACGGTGGATAATACTATGACTACGTCACCAGTGATGACCTCATCACACGAGTTTACTGTACAGAAGCACCTTCCTAATGACTGGTCTCCTGAACTGTTCAATGAAAAGTCAGAAGTTTGCAGCCATGGTGACACTATCCAGAGGCGGTTGTTTTAA